From the Hevea brasiliensis isolate MT/VB/25A 57/8 chromosome 15, ASM3005281v1, whole genome shotgun sequence genome, one window contains:
- the LOC110638510 gene encoding ethylene receptor 2, translating into MLKPLVPGLLLLSLFLISVSANDNGFSRCNCDDEASLWSIENILDCQKVSDFLIAVAYFSIPIELLYFVSCSNVPFKWVLFEFIAFIVLCGLTHLLNGWTYGPHPFQLMLALTVFKILTALVSCATAITLFTLIPLLLKVKVREFMLKKKAWDLGREVGIIMKQKEAGLHVRMLTQEIRKSLDRHTILYTTLVELSETLGLQNCAVWMPNEVRTEMNLTHQLNVRNYSNSIPITDPDVARIKGSDGVNILRPESALAAASSGESGEPGPIAAIRMPMLRVCNFKGGTPEMIQACYAILVLVLPGSQPRSWTNQELEIIKVVADQVAVALSHAAVLEESQLMREKLEEQNRALQQAKMNAMMASQARTAFQKVMSDGMKRPMHSILGLISMMQDGNLSTEQQILVDAMMKTSNVLSTLINDVMEISTKDSGRFPLEMRSFRLHATIKEAACLAKCLCVYRGFGFSIEVDKCLPDHVLGDERRVFQVILHMVGNLLDGTNRRGSVVLRFFLENGSQERSDHKWPAWRHSTSDGDVYIRFEITMNNDGSESEGSSSVMQVGGRRYASDGIDERLSFSICKKLVQLMQGKIWVVPNSQGFPQSMGLVLRFQLRSSISIAISDSGESSEHPHSNSLFRGLQVLLADADDVNRAVTRKLLEKLGCCVATVSSGFECLSIIGPTTSSFQIVLLDLQMPELDGFEVASRIRKFRSRSWPLIVALTASADDEMWERCLQIGMNGVIQKPVMLQGIANELRRVLVQANKAI; encoded by the exons ATGTTAAAACCTTTAGTTCCTGGGCTGCTGTTGCTTTCTTTATTCCTAATATCAGTATCTGCAAACGACAATGGCTTTTCCCGGTGTAATTGTGATGATGAGGCCAGTTTATGGAGCATAGAGAACATTCTAGATTGCCAAAAAGTAAGCGATTTCTTGATTGCTGTGGCCTATTTTTCGATCCCTATTGAGCTGCTATACTTTGTTAGCTGCTCAAATGTCCCGTTCAAATGGGTCCTCTTTGAGTTCATTGCCTTCATTGTCCTTTGTGGATTGACTCATTTGCTCAATGGCTGGACTTATGGCCCTCATCCATTTCAGCTCATGCTTGCCCTTACTGTCTTTAAGATTTTAACAGCCTTGGTCTCATGTGCCACTGCTATTACACTCTTCACCCTCATTCCTCTGCTTCTTAAAGTGAAGGTAAGAGAATTCATGTTGAAGAAAAAGGCATGGGATCTTGGCCGTGAAGTTGGGATTATAATGAAGCAGAAAGAAGCCGGATTGCATGTTCGTATGCTTACTCAAGAGATTCGGAAATCACTTGATAGGCATACTATTCTCTATACAACCCTTGTTGAACTATCTGAGACACTGGGGTTGCAGAATTGTGCAGTGTGGATGCCTAATGAGGTTAGAACGGAGATGAATTTGACCCATCAGTTGAATGTGCGTAATTATTCAAATTCAATACCAATTACTGATCCTGATGTTGCTAGGATTAAAGGAAGTGATGGGGTGAACATACTTAGGCCTGAGTCAGCACTTGCTGCTGCAAGCAGTGGAGAATCTGGTGAGCCAGGGCCTATTGCTGCAATTCGAATGCCAATGCTTCGTGTTTGCAATTTCAAAGGGGGAACTCCAGAGATGATTCAGGCTTGTTATGCAATATTGGTACTGGTTCTTCCAGGGTCACAGCCTAGATCTTGGACCAACCAAGAATTAGAGATAATTAAAGTGGTAGCTGATCAGGTGGCTGTGGCTCTCTCCCATGCTGCAGTTCTTGAAGAGTCCCAGCTTATGAGGGAGAAGTTGGAGGAGCAAAACCGAGCCTTGCAACAGGCAAAAATGAACGCAATGATGGCAAGCCAGGCTAGGACAGCATTTCAGAAGGTAATGAGTGATGGTATGAAGAGACCTATGCACTCCATTTTAGGCTTGATTTCGATGATGCAGGACGGTAATCTGAGTACTGAGCAACAGATACTTGTTGATGCGATGATGAAAACGAGCAATGTCCTATCAACATTGATAAATGATGTGATGGAAATTTCAACAAAGGATAGTGGCAGGTTTCCATTGGAGATGAGATCTTTCAGGTTACATGCCACTATCAAAGAAGCGGCTTGCCTTGCCAAGTGCTTATGTGTTTATAGGGGCTTTGGTTTTTCAATTGAGGTTGACAAATGCTTGCCTGATCATGTCTTGGGTGATGAGAGGAGGGTTTTTCAAGTGATTTTGCATATGGTTGGTAACCTGCTGGATGGCACTAACAGGAGAGGGTCTGTGGTACTTAGGTTTTTCTTGGAGAATGGAAGTCAGGAAAGGAGTGATCATAAATGGCCAGCCTGGAGACACAGCACGTCTGATGGTGATGTATATATCAGATTTGAAATCACAATGAACAATGATGGTTCTGAATCAGAGGGTTCAAGTTCGGTCATGCAAGTTGGTGGCAGGAGGTATGCCAGTGATGGAATTGACGAGCGCTTGAGCTTCAGTATTTGCAAAAAGCTGGTCCAG TTAATGCAAGGGAAGATCTGGGTAGTCCCTAACTCTCAAGGTTTTCCTCAAAGCATGGGGCTTGTTCTTCGGTTTCAACTTCGGTCATCCATTTCAATAGCCATCTCTGATTCTGGAGAATCTTCTGAGCACCCACATTCCAACTCTCTTTTCAGAGGCTTGCAAGTTTTGTTAGCTGATGCAGATGATGTGAACAGAGCTGTGACCCGGAAACTGCTTGAGAAGCTAGGTTGCTGTGTTGCTACTGTTTCATCTGGATTTGAATGCCTTAGCATCATTGGGCCAACTACATCTTCTTTCCAAATTGTTCTTTTGGATCTGCAGATGCCTGAGTTGGATGGATTTGAAGTTGCATCAAGAATCAGGAAGTTCCGAAGCCGTAGTTGGCCATTAATTGTTGCGCTGACGGCAAGTGCTGATGATGAGATGTGGGAAAGATGTTTGCAGATTGGAATGAATGGTGTCATTCAGAAACCAGTTATGCTTCAAGGAATTGCAAACGAGCTTCGAAGAGTCCTTGTGCAGGCAAACAAAGCCATCTGA